The Harmonia axyridis chromosome 3, icHarAxyr1.1, whole genome shotgun sequence nucleotide sequence GCTCTTCTCAAAACATCTGACCATGAACAGATTGAACTGGATAAGTTTTTTACCACCTGTAACTAATATCTTTTTGAACTAGACCCGTCTAGGTCTCCCGTTACAAACAAGATATGCccaaagaaaattttaagacaacATTTTTGATAATCTTATATTCACACCTGAACAATATTACTTAACTGCTCATTTAAGAAATCGACCATCTGAGAACCAGATATCATTTCTTTAACGACTTTGCCAATAATTTCACCTATTACAACACCTAATACATGTTTGCATGTCATATAATTTTGCGCTTCCAGAACCTGATACCTAAACACTggacaataacaaaaattaatgtTCTCATAAATAGTGTAGTTTTCTTTTTTGTTGCCAATTTTATAAACTTTCCGAGTACCGTCCTCTGTTTCATACAAAGTTATCTtacaattttcaagaatttcaacAGCTCCCATGAAAACATTACCAAACATATCATGCAAATTTTCCAGTTGTTCTCCTGTAACTTAAGATAATAATTAATGTAcctaatatctcaaaaacttcaACCCACTCACACTGCTTATGTATCTTATAGTATTCTGAAGCATCTTCGAGACACTTGAAAGCAAGAGGCAGTACAATGCTCAAATCAGTATTCATCTTATTTCACTAGTTGATATCAATAGAAAGGGTCAACATGAcataaaacattaaaaataaaattcttcatttgaaaTCCTCTCAATTGGAGGTTAAATGATGGTAGATGTCAAAAAACACGACTCCGTaaaaccatagacctaatatcaatgtGATATAAGGTCTATGCGTAAAACAAAGAATGTGATTCTATTCATACAGTAGACCTAATAGACCGATATCCACcacagaacattgatatcaacTACTGGTCGTAGACCAAAGTTATAAAATCATAGATTATCATTCACATGGTAACGCACGTTTTGCAGTCTATGATATCtaacaaacaaatttatttgaaaatttaccAATAtctattttcttcaaatatgaaTGATATGGTCCCATACATAATTACTGCCGGTGCTATTGGATTAGGTCTTTTAATCAAATATCTAAAGTCCAAAACAACAATCAATGAGGCAGAGAACGAATTTGAGGTATTCGCTATTATATTCAATAACTTACGTTACATCTATAAGCTTATTTACCTAATTTCTCTTCCAGTTTAAAGATAAATCTGACTATAGAATGATGCTTGTGGTCCGGAATGATCTCAAAATGGGTAAAGGAAAAATAGCAGCTCAATGCTGCCATGCTGCTGTTAGCTCTTACGAGGCTATGACAAAAAAAAGACAATATTTATTGAAACCATGGTTGAAAAATGGTAAATTCTACTGGTCCCTTTTAATTACAAATTTGGAGTATTGTTATGTTTTAGGAACAGCCAAGATAGCAGTAAAAGTTGAATCTGAAGAAGAATTATTAGAAGTAGAGAGAAAAGCTAAAGAACTGAAAATTCTTACTAAAATAGGGTAAATGTTtactataataattaattttaataatgattcaaaagtgatgaaattttgcttacttactaattttgggtattagatcacgaatccggtgacataaattcctcaatcctgctagttttttttttaaaaatttgtaaaattggcttgatgaaggtgaggttatccacattaatagctagttttcttgtattttatcaactgattctcgttagaaatgattaattaatcatatttcaagcttttcccaaaaaaaaaaatggctttttttcgtcaaaaactactattttattcattgtttatatccgGTGGCGGCCATTATGTTCAATACGTAACGTCGGTCAAATGACTCaaatgcgaaataatctgcaacgttgccagtatgcccagatcttcttgatgggatcggatTTGTAGTTGAATGAGATTATGAAATATTAACAGGGATCGAATTTTCGCGGCCCTTTTGGTATTGAAAAATTGGCAAGTGCATTATATGTGAAGATCTTTGTTAATTGGTTTCAACTATCTATGGTTTTCATTGAACAAGTATTCC carries:
- the LOC123676342 gene encoding peptidyl-tRNA hydrolase 2, mitochondrial-like isoform X2, producing the protein MVTHVLQSMISNKQIYLKIYQYLFSSNMNDMVPYIITAGAIGLGLLIKYLKSKTTINEAENEFEFKDKSDYRMMLVVRNDLKMGKGKIAAQCCHAAVSSYEAMTKKRQYLLKPWLKNGTAKIAVKVESEEELLEVERKAKELKILTKIVRDAGHTQVAPMSRTVLSLGPAPKKILDQVTGHLKLL